A single region of the Arthrobacter sp. zg-Y20 genome encodes:
- a CDS encoding MSMEG_6728 family protein: protein MQTFLPYESFARSARVLDQARLGKQRVETLQLLRGLVVPDYGWQRHPALLMWKGFVPALTAYGLAMTDEWIARGHADTVREQILEFAPEAAGSDVELPPWLGDEQLHRSHRSNLIVKSPEVYGPLFPDTDAGLPYVWPSPADVPDPADPPPGEGLWVARAVPDGDAAAIVLPMLSVKGTPITGKRGRQLVRLLEDMDDGDPVAVISPADRSQLLLGHAGPVELTNDTAVRPVSLSGSIPRSAFAYPAVLQDPRTLFAVPKPKGL, encoded by the coding sequence GTGCAGACCTTCCTCCCGTATGAGAGCTTTGCCCGCAGTGCCCGGGTCCTGGATCAGGCGCGGCTGGGCAAGCAGCGGGTGGAGACCCTGCAGCTGCTGCGCGGTCTGGTGGTGCCGGATTACGGCTGGCAGCGCCATCCCGCCCTGCTGATGTGGAAGGGCTTCGTGCCGGCGCTAACGGCGTACGGGCTGGCGATGACCGACGAGTGGATTGCGCGCGGGCACGCCGACACCGTGCGCGAGCAGATCCTGGAGTTCGCTCCGGAAGCGGCGGGCTCCGACGTCGAGCTTCCGCCGTGGCTGGGCGACGAGCAGCTGCACCGCAGCCACCGCTCGAACCTGATTGTGAAATCCCCCGAGGTGTACGGGCCGTTGTTTCCGGACACCGACGCGGGCCTGCCCTATGTGTGGCCCTCCCCCGCAGACGTTCCGGACCCTGCGGATCCGCCGCCGGGCGAGGGGCTGTGGGTCGCCCGGGCGGTGCCCGACGGCGATGCTGCCGCCATTGTCCTGCCCATGCTTTCGGTGAAGGGCACGCCGATCACCGGCAAGCGCGGCCGGCAGCTGGTGCGGTTGCTGGAGGACATGGACGACGGCGATCCGGTGGCGGTGATCTCGCCGGCGGACCGCTCGCAACTGCTGTTGGGTCATGCCGGTCCGGTGGAGCTGACCAATGACACCGCTGTGCGGCCGGTGTCGCTGTCCGGCAGCATTCCGCGTTCGGCGTTCGCGTATCCGGCGGTGCTGCAGGATCCCCGGACACTGTTTGCGGTGCCGAAGCCGAAAGGGCTTTAG
- a CDS encoding sulfite exporter TauE/SafE family protein has product MTTGLLIVVLVAIFIGAIAQRIAGLGFALLISPFLVIILGSHGGVLMVNICGLVSSLLIMSRVWRDIDWSMYRWLAIPAVCASVPASAAAVYLPAAPLAVTVGAVVLVALSISLFLQRTSIQLTGNTPKAVAGFTSGITNAMAGVGGPAVSVYALLARWPQRPFAATLQPFFVTTAAVTLTSKLILDPGQMPPFQPWAWVLVGVMIVGGIYAGEKLQRFIRDDQARLAVVVIAFIGAATALVKGLYDL; this is encoded by the coding sequence GTGACTACCGGACTTCTTATTGTGGTGCTCGTCGCCATCTTTATCGGCGCGATAGCCCAGCGGATCGCCGGTCTAGGCTTTGCGCTGCTCATTTCTCCGTTCCTCGTGATCATCCTCGGTTCCCACGGCGGCGTGCTGATGGTGAACATCTGCGGCCTCGTGTCCTCGCTGCTGATCATGAGCCGGGTTTGGCGGGACATCGACTGGTCCATGTACCGATGGCTGGCCATCCCGGCGGTCTGCGCCAGCGTACCGGCCTCGGCGGCCGCCGTGTACCTGCCCGCGGCCCCACTGGCAGTCACCGTGGGCGCCGTCGTACTGGTGGCCCTGAGTATCTCCCTGTTCCTGCAGCGCACCTCTATCCAGCTGACCGGCAATACCCCCAAGGCCGTGGCCGGTTTCACCTCGGGCATCACCAATGCCATGGCCGGCGTCGGCGGCCCCGCCGTCAGTGTGTACGCCTTGCTGGCCCGCTGGCCGCAGCGCCCGTTCGCCGCTACCCTGCAGCCGTTCTTCGTGACCACCGCCGCCGTCACCCTGACCTCCAAGCTGATCCTGGACCCCGGCCAGATGCCTCCGTTCCAGCCCTGGGCCTGGGTGCTGGTGGGGGTCATGATTGTGGGCGGCATCTACGCGGGGGAGAAGCTGCAGCGGTTCATCCGCGACGACCAGGCCCGGCTGGCAGTAGTGGTCATCGCGTTCATTGGTGCAGCCACGGCACTGGTGAAGGGCCTGTACGACCTCTGA
- a CDS encoding pyridoxamine 5'-phosphate oxidase family protein produces the protein MTSEERPPVVELSPEQSWKYLEHTQHGRLALSVLNEPDIFPINYFAHDGVITIRTAPGTKLAELTVNSRVALEADGITSDQAWSVVVRGTIRELETSEEITAADQLPLQPWVRTEKYRYVEITPISVTGRFFNLGPEPDRG, from the coding sequence ATGACTAGTGAAGAGCGGCCCCCGGTTGTTGAACTCAGTCCCGAGCAGAGTTGGAAGTACCTTGAGCACACGCAGCACGGCCGGTTGGCCCTGAGCGTGCTCAACGAGCCCGACATTTTCCCGATCAACTACTTCGCGCACGACGGCGTGATCACCATCCGCACGGCTCCGGGCACCAAGCTCGCCGAACTTACGGTGAATTCCCGTGTGGCGCTGGAAGCGGACGGCATCACCAGCGACCAGGCCTGGTCCGTCGTCGTCCGGGGAACCATCCGGGAACTGGAAACTTCCGAAGAGATCACTGCCGCGGATCAGCTGCCGCTGCAGCCTTGGGTGCGCACGGAGAAATACCGTTATGTGGAAATCACTCCGATCTCCGTGACCGGCCGGTTCTTCAACCTGGGCCCGGAGCCGGACCGGGGCTGA
- a CDS encoding DUF3592 domain-containing protein codes for MTENGAGKHSLPTTADGRRKRQYNPAGLLVAGFLFVLVGTPLGISSLVDGYTDQHLIDTGTKAQGTVTDIRESRSKNGRHEHVTVTYTAKGGEWTVEGSHRMKTPGFEPTLEDSKQTVYYDPEDPAKAVILGWDAKMLDGYAVGGGFVGIGAVMMGISLWRIKKMPLPPAADHSNGAAVS; via the coding sequence ATGACAGAAAATGGTGCCGGCAAACACTCACTGCCTACTACGGCGGACGGCCGGCGAAAACGGCAATACAACCCTGCCGGGCTCCTCGTCGCGGGCTTCCTGTTTGTGCTGGTGGGGACGCCCCTGGGTATCAGCAGTCTCGTCGACGGTTATACCGACCAGCACTTGATCGACACCGGCACGAAGGCGCAAGGAACTGTCACCGATATCAGGGAGAGCCGCAGCAAAAACGGTCGGCATGAACACGTGACGGTGACCTATACAGCCAAGGGCGGGGAATGGACCGTGGAAGGTTCCCACCGGATGAAAACCCCCGGCTTCGAACCTACACTCGAGGATTCCAAGCAAACCGTCTATTACGATCCCGAAGACCCTGCGAAGGCAGTGATCCTCGGCTGGGATGCCAAAATGCTGGACGGCTACGCGGTAGGCGGCGGCTTCGTGGGGATAGGCGCCGTCATGATGGGCATCAGTCTTTGGCGAATAAAGAAGATGCCTCTTCCCCCTGCCGCCGACCACAGCAACGGGGCAGCGGTTAGCTAA
- a CDS encoding NAD(P)-binding domain-containing protein, with the protein MRISILGTGHMGRTLGEAFSKAGHDVVFGSRNPDQQVDLPGPATGYTEAARDGDVILSALAAAHSMDILPSLREPLSGRVLIDIGNAVNEQMELIYPDSSLGERLQKALPETKVVKTLNTVGGPIGVDPARLSAPTSIFLSGDDPESKALVSRLLADLGWEPERQVDLGGIATARAVEHYFLLFAALMGTFRSPAFNIAVTR; encoded by the coding sequence ATGCGTATCTCAATTCTCGGCACCGGACATATGGGCCGCACCCTCGGAGAAGCTTTCTCCAAGGCAGGACATGATGTGGTTTTCGGTTCCCGTAACCCGGACCAGCAGGTGGACCTGCCCGGTCCGGCAACCGGGTACACCGAAGCGGCCCGCGACGGCGACGTTATCCTCAGCGCCCTGGCCGCGGCCCACTCGATGGATATCCTGCCCTCCCTGCGCGAGCCCCTCTCCGGGCGGGTTCTGATCGACATTGGCAACGCCGTGAATGAGCAGATGGAACTCATTTACCCAGATTCGAGCCTAGGGGAGCGCCTCCAGAAGGCCTTGCCGGAAACGAAGGTGGTCAAAACCCTCAACACCGTTGGCGGGCCCATCGGCGTTGACCCGGCACGGCTGTCCGCGCCGACCAGTATTTTCCTGTCCGGGGACGATCCGGAGTCGAAGGCACTGGTTTCCCGGCTGCTGGCCGACCTCGGCTGGGAACCCGAACGCCAGGTGGATCTGGGCGGAATTGCCACCGCACGCGCCGTCGAACACTATTTCCTGCTCTTCGCAGCGCTGATGGGCACCTTCCGCAGCCCGGCATTCAACATCGCGGTCACCCGGTAG
- a CDS encoding phosphodiesterase: MDFLRAEHPRPRHFILHLSDTHLLAGERRLYGAVDSLTNLKRLFARLEESGQQPEAIVFTGDLADRGEAGAYARLRDVVVPAAERMGARVIWAMGNHDDRAAFRQVLLNGAPEMTPVDQVHHLDGLRVITLDTSVPGYHHGELTAEQLAWLRRELHTPAPDGTILAMHHPPVPSVQDLSVLVELRNQQELAAVIAGSDVRAVIAGHLHYSTFSTFAGIPVSVASATCYAQDLVTPGTRGQDAGQSFNMVHLYEDSVVHSVVPLEQAGTVGEQVGPQETADRLAAAGVRIPDARTLASA; encoded by the coding sequence ATGGATTTCCTCCGGGCTGAGCATCCCCGCCCCCGCCATTTCATCCTCCATCTCAGTGACACGCATCTGCTGGCCGGGGAGCGCCGGCTCTACGGAGCCGTGGACAGCCTCACCAATCTGAAAAGGCTCTTTGCACGGCTTGAGGAAAGCGGCCAGCAGCCCGAAGCAATCGTTTTCACCGGAGACCTGGCCGACCGAGGCGAGGCGGGAGCCTATGCCCGGCTGCGCGACGTCGTCGTCCCGGCTGCCGAACGCATGGGTGCCCGGGTCATTTGGGCCATGGGCAACCACGATGACCGGGCGGCCTTCCGGCAGGTTCTGTTGAACGGAGCCCCGGAGATGACCCCGGTGGATCAGGTGCACCACCTGGACGGACTGCGGGTCATCACCCTGGACACTTCCGTGCCCGGCTACCACCACGGGGAGCTGACGGCGGAGCAACTGGCCTGGCTGCGCCGGGAACTGCATACCCCCGCGCCGGACGGCACCATTTTGGCCATGCACCACCCACCGGTGCCCAGCGTGCAGGACCTGTCCGTGCTGGTGGAGCTGCGCAACCAGCAGGAGCTGGCCGCGGTAATCGCCGGCAGCGACGTACGCGCCGTGATCGCAGGACACCTGCACTACTCGACCTTCAGCACCTTCGCCGGGATCCCGGTGTCCGTGGCTTCGGCCACCTGTTACGCGCAGGACCTGGTGACGCCGGGAACTCGCGGCCAGGATGCCGGGCAGTCTTTCAACATGGTGCACCTGTACGAGGACTCGGTGGTCCATTCCGTGGTGCCGCTGGAGCAGGCCGGCACGGTGGGGGAGCAGGTGGGCCCGCAGGAGACGGCGGACCGGCTGGCGGCCGCCGGCGTACGGATCCCGGACGCCCGCACGCTGGCTTCGGCGTAG
- a CDS encoding DUF6318 family protein, with protein MTRTILRRSRVWSFPAVFAAVVLAGCTGASGDSGTGAASPSPSQSSASATPTPTPTPSAVYKPASAEGPAENVPLPAMPEEAKVESKEGLEAFARYWYELVNYGYETGDTEPIRAISGPDCAVCKNFYEMVGKGYSNEDWISGGRINVQGVASEFVLTPEGRYQVLIQNTQAPLSYYGPGTLYGARDGYEDSAVQMIEARYTTNGWYAEVVVTIQG; from the coding sequence ATGACCAGAACCATTCTGCGCCGTTCTCGTGTTTGGAGCTTCCCAGCGGTTTTCGCCGCGGTTGTCCTGGCCGGGTGCACGGGCGCTTCCGGGGATTCAGGGACCGGTGCTGCCTCCCCGTCTCCGTCACAGTCGTCCGCCTCAGCGACGCCAACTCCCACGCCCACACCGTCAGCTGTTTACAAGCCGGCCTCTGCCGAGGGGCCGGCGGAAAATGTTCCGTTGCCGGCGATGCCGGAGGAGGCGAAGGTCGAGTCCAAGGAAGGGCTGGAGGCTTTCGCCCGGTATTGGTACGAGCTGGTGAACTACGGCTACGAGACCGGCGATACGGAGCCGATTCGCGCTATCAGCGGACCGGACTGCGCGGTCTGCAAGAACTTTTACGAAATGGTCGGGAAGGGTTACAGCAATGAGGACTGGATCAGTGGCGGCAGAATCAACGTACAAGGCGTCGCTTCTGAGTTCGTCCTGACCCCTGAAGGTAGATACCAAGTGCTAATTCAAAACACGCAGGCCCCCTTGAGCTATTACGGTCCCGGGACGCTGTACGGGGCCCGCGACGGTTACGAGGATTCGGCGGTTCAAATGATCGAAGCTAGGTACACCACTAATGGCTGGTATGCCGAAGTCGTAGTAACAATTCAAGGCTGA
- a CDS encoding GNAT family N-acetyltransferase, with amino-acid sequence MQASISHATAEDIPGLVELASLTFPLACPPEVTPEDSAAFVAANLSAGNFTQFLADEKRLVLAARQDGRLVGYCLLVLEAPTDPEVLDALDQGRALRPSAELSKFYVHPDAHGRGIAGQLIDAAAGAAASVGARSMWLGVNNGNVRAQSFYRKSGFQTSGRRSFQVGAHTFRDLIMVRLLTGTGAEAGDGAGRGEQ; translated from the coding sequence GTGCAAGCTTCCATTTCACATGCAACGGCTGAAGACATTCCCGGGCTCGTCGAATTAGCTTCCCTCACTTTTCCTTTGGCCTGCCCGCCCGAAGTCACACCGGAAGACAGCGCGGCCTTCGTTGCCGCGAATCTCTCCGCCGGGAATTTCACGCAGTTCCTCGCGGATGAGAAGCGTTTGGTCCTCGCGGCCCGGCAGGACGGCCGGCTGGTGGGGTACTGCCTGCTGGTCCTCGAAGCGCCAACCGACCCCGAAGTGCTTGATGCCCTGGACCAGGGCCGGGCGCTGCGGCCCTCGGCGGAGCTGAGCAAGTTCTACGTCCACCCGGATGCCCACGGCAGGGGCATTGCCGGGCAGCTCATTGATGCTGCTGCCGGAGCGGCGGCGTCCGTAGGTGCACGGTCCATGTGGCTGGGGGTGAACAACGGCAACGTCCGGGCGCAGTCCTTCTACCGCAAGTCCGGGTTCCAGACTTCCGGCCGTCGCTCCTTCCAGGTTGGTGCGCATACTTTCCGGGACCTGATCATGGTCCGGCTGCTCACCGGCACCGGGGCGGAGGCCGGTGACGGGGCCGGCCGCGGGGAACAGTGA
- a CDS encoding DUF1684 domain-containing protein — MLSPVTALATADWRRNTFALYEQARRAAEGISASHAHALWATGRDRLFGTHPASPLPEDVRRRFRGLSTARYDPAFRFEAVIDGAGAGESMEVATGTDGTVPFTRLGTVNVDGVGSLAVWNLDTYGGGIFVPVRDASSGADGGSYGGGRYLLDTIKGASLGPGSEPGSLVLDFNYLYNPSCAYDEAWACPLPGPANTVDTALPVGELYVKY, encoded by the coding sequence ATGCTCTCTCCCGTCACAGCCCTTGCCACCGCCGATTGGCGCCGTAACACTTTCGCCCTTTATGAGCAGGCGCGTCGCGCTGCCGAGGGGATCTCGGCGTCGCACGCCCATGCCCTCTGGGCCACCGGCCGGGATCGGCTCTTCGGCACGCACCCGGCCTCGCCCCTCCCGGAAGATGTCCGCCGCCGGTTCCGCGGTTTGAGCACCGCCCGCTACGATCCGGCGTTCCGGTTCGAGGCCGTTATTGACGGCGCCGGTGCCGGCGAGTCGATGGAGGTGGCCACCGGAACGGACGGGACGGTGCCGTTCACCCGGCTCGGGACGGTGAACGTGGACGGGGTCGGCAGCCTGGCGGTGTGGAACCTGGACACGTACGGCGGCGGAATTTTTGTGCCGGTCCGCGATGCCAGTTCCGGCGCCGACGGCGGCAGCTACGGCGGCGGGCGCTACCTGCTGGACACGATCAAGGGCGCCAGCCTGGGACCGGGCAGTGAACCCGGCAGCTTGGTGCTGGATTTCAATTACCTCTACAACCCCTCCTGCGCCTATGACGAGGCGTGGGCCTGCCCGCTGCCCGGCCCGGCGAACACCGTGGACACCGCGCTGCCGGTGGGCGAACTGTACGTGAAGTACTAA
- a CDS encoding MarR family transcriptional regulator, with product MTTPLNEDELAAYFVLRAAGDRLQRAVTQQLRTHGLTEVQFSILAQLSSAPDGVGMSELAGALVVTKSGLSYQAGQLEGKGLVARTSDAADERAIRLTLTPAGLELIGRVLPDHVALVRDLFIDRLDSAELATVRASLAKVARG from the coding sequence TTGACCACTCCACTCAACGAGGATGAACTTGCCGCCTACTTTGTGCTCCGTGCCGCAGGGGACCGCCTGCAGCGGGCCGTCACGCAGCAGCTCCGGACGCACGGACTGACCGAAGTCCAGTTCTCAATCCTCGCCCAGCTCAGCTCCGCGCCGGATGGAGTGGGCATGAGCGAACTCGCCGGGGCCCTGGTGGTCACCAAAAGCGGTTTGAGCTATCAGGCAGGCCAGCTCGAAGGCAAGGGGCTGGTGGCCAGGACCTCCGACGCTGCGGATGAGCGTGCCATCCGCTTGACCCTCACTCCTGCTGGCCTGGAACTGATTGGACGGGTCCTCCCGGATCACGTGGCCCTGGTCCGGGACCTGTTCATCGACCGCTTGGATTCCGCCGAGCTGGCGACCGTGCGTGCCTCGCTGGCCAAGGTGGCTCGGGGCTGA
- a CDS encoding catalase — translation MTDAETQNSGNGQNNAEAPKTLTTRQGHPVYDNQNTRTVGARGPATLENYQLLEKISHFDRERIPERVVHARGFVAYGEFEASGKWGDEPIAKYTRAKLFSEPGKKTDVAIRFSSVIGGRDSSEAARDPRGFAIKFYTEDGNWDLVGNNLGVFFIRDAIKFPDVIHSLKPDPITFRQESARIFDFMSQTPEAMHMLVNLFSPRGIPADYRHMQGFGVNTYRWVNAQGESKLVKYHWLPKQGVKSLTEEDAANIQANDLGHASKDLYEAIERGDYPKWDLYVQLMDDNDHPELDFDPLDDTKTWPEQEFEPKYVGTMTLNRNVTDHHNENEQIAFGTGVLVDGLEFSDDKMLVGRTFSYSDTQRYRVGPNYLQLPVNSAKNARVATNQRGGQMSFGTDLAPGQNPHVNYEPNITGGLQEAPKPAQSELGPELEGRLTRARLPRTNDYMQAGQRYQLMEQWEKDDLVKNFVDNISQAVREVQERMLWHFYMADDELGARVGEGLGISLDEIKDLGPLATQTLNEEETERMKNLGHNGPRNVEGLTMTHCVPNEHVVVTR, via the coding sequence ATGACAGACGCAGAAACACAGAATTCCGGCAACGGCCAGAACAACGCCGAAGCCCCCAAGACGCTGACCACCCGGCAGGGACACCCGGTCTACGACAACCAGAACACCCGCACCGTGGGTGCCCGCGGCCCGGCCACGCTGGAAAATTACCAGCTTCTGGAGAAGATCAGCCACTTCGACCGGGAACGCATCCCGGAGCGTGTTGTACACGCCCGCGGCTTCGTGGCCTACGGCGAATTCGAGGCTTCCGGCAAGTGGGGCGACGAGCCCATTGCCAAGTACACCCGCGCCAAGCTTTTCTCCGAGCCGGGCAAGAAGACCGACGTCGCCATCCGGTTCTCCTCGGTGATCGGCGGCCGTGACTCCTCCGAGGCCGCCCGTGACCCCCGCGGCTTCGCGATCAAGTTCTACACCGAAGACGGCAACTGGGACCTGGTGGGCAACAACTTGGGCGTCTTCTTCATCCGCGACGCCATCAAGTTCCCGGACGTGATCCACTCCCTGAAGCCGGACCCCATCACCTTCCGCCAGGAATCCGCCCGCATCTTCGACTTCATGTCGCAGACCCCCGAGGCCATGCACATGCTGGTGAACCTCTTCAGCCCGCGCGGCATCCCCGCAGATTACCGCCACATGCAGGGCTTTGGCGTGAACACCTACCGCTGGGTCAACGCACAGGGCGAGTCCAAGCTGGTCAAGTACCACTGGCTGCCGAAGCAGGGCGTGAAGTCCCTGACCGAGGAAGACGCCGCGAACATCCAGGCCAACGACCTCGGCCACGCGTCCAAGGACCTCTACGAGGCCATTGAGCGCGGCGACTACCCCAAGTGGGACCTGTACGTGCAGCTGATGGATGACAACGATCATCCGGAACTGGACTTCGACCCGCTGGATGACACCAAGACCTGGCCGGAGCAGGAGTTCGAGCCCAAGTACGTGGGCACCATGACCCTGAACCGGAACGTCACGGACCACCACAACGAAAACGAGCAGATCGCTTTCGGCACCGGTGTGCTGGTGGACGGCCTGGAGTTCTCCGATGACAAGATGCTGGTGGGCCGCACCTTCAGCTACTCGGATACCCAGCGCTACCGCGTGGGACCGAACTACCTGCAGCTTCCGGTGAACTCCGCGAAGAACGCCCGGGTGGCCACCAACCAGCGCGGCGGGCAGATGTCCTTCGGCACTGACCTTGCGCCGGGCCAGAACCCGCACGTGAACTACGAGCCGAACATCACCGGCGGCCTGCAGGAAGCACCCAAGCCGGCGCAGTCCGAACTCGGTCCGGAGCTGGAAGGCCGCCTCACCCGCGCCCGCCTGCCCCGCACCAACGACTACATGCAGGCCGGCCAGCGCTACCAGCTGATGGAGCAGTGGGAGAAGGACGACCTGGTGAAGAACTTCGTCGACAACATCTCCCAGGCTGTCCGGGAAGTTCAGGAGCGGATGCTCTGGCACTTCTACATGGCCGATGACGAGCTGGGCGCCCGCGTGGGCGAGGGTCTCGGCATCAGCCTGGACGAGATCAAGGATCTCGGCCCGCTGGCCACCCAGACGCTCAACGAGGAAGAAACCGAGCGGATGAAGAACCTGGGCCACAACGGCCCCCGCAACGTTGAAGGCCTCACCATGACGCACTGCGTACCCAACGAGCACGTGGTCGTCACCCGGTAG
- a CDS encoding stealth family protein has protein sequence MFKGRLALMDTGLTPHEAMVEDLLFVRRVLDDAGITYLLVRGNDQRPVIAVNLRERDLLRKAMVEACREEPFYARSVDTKKSRTLLIADGSLAPGDKTRIIRVYRPRAFTGTNLVFSAAAGVQIELWDLDGENITLPVENSLTRRTLPASEAVRGTVDKHGLTWPTIENMFADHATDIRFDIDLVFSWVDGSSPEFQAARAARMQGAVVGEGDDHEARFRQINELKYALRSVHMFAPWIRRIFIASDSPRPHWLAEHPSVTFVPAAEHFKDPSVLPTHNSQAVEAQLQHIPGLAEHFLYSNDDMFFGRPVAPDMFFSPGGITKFIEASTRIGLGSNDAERSGFENAARVNRRLLWERFGRITTRHLEHAAAPLRRSVLLEMEAAFPAEFAATAASTFRAKDNISVTNSLYHYYALLTGRAVTQETAKTKYVDTTSYAGLSALERLLAKRNMDMFCLNDGSFPEVPAAERAERVTDFLEKYFPVKAPWEH, from the coding sequence ATGTTCAAGGGCCGCCTGGCTCTGATGGACACCGGCCTCACCCCGCACGAGGCCATGGTGGAAGACCTGCTGTTTGTCCGCAGGGTGCTCGACGACGCCGGCATCACCTACCTGCTGGTGCGCGGCAATGACCAGCGGCCGGTGATCGCCGTCAACCTGCGCGAACGTGACCTGCTGCGCAAGGCAATGGTGGAAGCCTGCCGCGAGGAGCCGTTCTACGCGCGCAGCGTGGACACCAAAAAGAGCCGCACCCTGCTCATTGCCGACGGCAGCCTGGCCCCCGGCGACAAGACCCGGATCATCCGGGTCTACCGGCCGCGCGCCTTCACCGGCACCAACCTGGTGTTCTCCGCTGCGGCCGGGGTGCAGATTGAACTGTGGGACCTGGACGGGGAAAACATCACCCTGCCGGTGGAGAACTCCCTGACCCGCCGCACCCTGCCGGCCTCGGAGGCAGTCCGCGGCACCGTGGACAAGCACGGCCTGACCTGGCCGACCATCGAGAACATGTTCGCCGACCACGCCACGGACATCCGCTTCGACATCGACCTGGTGTTCTCCTGGGTGGACGGCAGCTCCCCGGAATTCCAGGCCGCCCGCGCGGCCCGGATGCAGGGTGCCGTGGTGGGCGAGGGCGATGACCACGAGGCCCGCTTCCGGCAGATCAACGAACTGAAGTACGCCCTGCGCTCGGTGCACATGTTCGCACCCTGGATCCGGCGGATCTTCATCGCCTCGGACTCCCCGCGGCCCCACTGGCTGGCGGAGCACCCCTCGGTCACCTTTGTGCCGGCGGCGGAGCACTTCAAGGACCCGTCCGTGCTGCCCACGCACAACTCGCAGGCGGTGGAAGCGCAGCTGCAGCACATCCCCGGGCTGGCGGAACACTTCCTCTACTCCAACGACGACATGTTCTTCGGCCGCCCGGTGGCCCCCGACATGTTCTTCTCCCCCGGCGGAATCACCAAGTTCATCGAAGCCAGCACCCGGATAGGACTGGGCTCCAACGACGCCGAGCGCAGCGGCTTCGAGAACGCGGCCCGGGTAAACCGGCGGCTGCTGTGGGAACGCTTCGGCCGGATCACCACCCGCCACTTGGAACACGCGGCCGCTCCGCTGCGCCGCAGCGTGCTGCTGGAAATGGAAGCCGCGTTCCCCGCGGAGTTCGCCGCCACCGCCGCGAGTACCTTCCGCGCCAAGGACAACATCTCCGTCACCAACTCGCTCTACCACTACTACGCCCTGCTCACCGGGCGTGCGGTCACCCAGGAAACCGCCAAGACCAAGTACGTGGACACCACGTCCTACGCGGGCCTGTCAGCCCTGGAGCGCCTGCTCGCCAAACGGAACATGGACATGTTCTGCCTCAATGACGGCAGCTTCCCCGAGGTCCCGGCCGCCGAACGCGCGGAGCGGGTCACGGACTTCCTGGAGAAGTACTTCCCGGTCAAGGCCCCCTGGGAGCACTGA